The following DNA comes from Ooceraea biroi isolate clonal line C1 chromosome 11, Obir_v5.4, whole genome shotgun sequence.
GTGGGTCGGCATCGCCAATTTCGTCCTTTGTTTCCTCATCCTTCTCTGGCAGGTTCTTTATACGTTTTTCAATTACGCCGAGGTGAGTTCAAGTCGCACGTTTCCATTAAATGAATCACATGAGAATCTTCAGCGCAATCGAAATGGCGATTAAATGAATTGTCGACAGACCATCAAACGAGAACCGAGTTTTCTCGCGATGCGAACGTGGTCGCTGTACGGCCGTTTGTACCTGCGTCACTTCAACGAACTTGATCACGAGCTGAACGCGCGTCTCAGCCGCGCATACCGTCCCGCCTCCAAGTACATGAGCAGCTTCACGTCGCCGGTAGTGATAATCGTTGCAAAGCACATCGCCTTCATCGCCGGCAGTTTGCTGGCAGTGTTGCTGCTCATCACGCTCATCTACGAGCCGAGCTTCTCGATGGAACGCCTGATCGCATACATGACTCTGTTGGGCCTTGTCGCAGCAGCCGCCAAGCAATTCGTACCTGACGAGAACATGGTCTGGTGCCCCGAGACTCTGCTGACCGCCGTGCTCGCACACACGCACTATAGGCCGGACAGCTGGCGTGGCACGGCACACACGCAGATTACTAGGGCTCAAGTGGCGCAGCTGTTCCAGTATCGCGCGGTACATCTTCTGGAGGAGCTGGTCTCCCCGTTCATCACCACGTACATCCTGTGCTTCCGCATGAGATACCGCGCCCTAGAGATCGTAGACTTCTTTCGCAACTTCACCATTGAAGTCGCCGGAGTCGGCGACGTCTGCAGCTTCGCTCAGATGGACGTGCGCAGGCACGGCAATCCCATGTGGCAGACTGTCGCGCACAGTCCCACAGTCTCACCGCTACCGCTAGACGATCGTAGCTCTGGATACGACAATCAGTACGGCATCGACGATCCGAACAAATTCCACGTGCCGATGTCGAATCACTACACTCAGGCGGAGGATGGCAAGACCGAGTTGTCCCTTATACACTTCACCTTGACGAATCCCGAGTGGAAGCCACCGTCTCATGCGGAGAGCTTTGTAACCGCGTTGAGAGAGAGGGCCAAGAAAGAAGTGAACGCGGTTCCTGACCCTGATAACAATCCCCTGATCGCCAGCTTAAATAGCCTATCCGGTCTTGGCGTACGTATTtgcttctttctccttctttcaaAAAAAACATGGCACTAATTGGTACGTTTACATGTTGCAGTATAACGAGCATGTGTCAAAAATCATCCGCAGCACGATAAACCAAGTGAGCGTACCTAGTATGAGTAACATCTTCACGAATCAACCGGGCACGTCGACTACTCGGTCGATTAGCGATTCGCAATCTAGATCCCAGTCCAAGTCCAGGTGTCGAGGTCTGTCCAAAACGGAAGGTCCGTTGCACAACGAGAGGGGATTCTTGTACGATCTGCAGCAAGGCATATCGAATCAGTCGCTGGGCGCCTCCGTATTCGGATCGGGTCACAGTTGTGTCGTTGAGATGAACGCGGAACAGTATGTACCCGCGGAGCTGACtgctgccgatatgtctttgTCTACATTGTACCTGCATGAACTTCATCATAGACAAGTAAGTAAGTCGCTCGAAGAGAGCGCAGGCAACCTCGACGAAGGCGTTCGGATACATCAAAATTacgattataaaatttaaatataaaattataaaatatataatataaaattctgcTTGATATTCAGGTAAGGAGGAGAGGTTATCAGGAGATGGCAACGAGAAGTATATGGCAGCGAAGTCCGGTTCAGGAGCTGGCGGCGCTTCCCGAGGTCAGGCAAGAGCGAGTGCCGCTCTTGCTGCATCAAGACTCCTCTTTAAGGAAACCTAGGGAATCCTAACGTTACGTTTGAGGATTCACTTGTGTGGGGTCCGATTCTCTCGCGCAATAATCGTCATTTATTTAAACGGAATAAAgtgatttttatctttcttatcGTGACGAATTCatgaatgaattattttacgaGCGCATCCGAGAGGCCGGAATCGTCTGAACGCTCTCTCGGTGTTGTGTAGAGATCATTACGTcttctcgaaatatttttactattaaaCGAtacggggagagagagagcgtacATGTAtacttcttctctctttctctctttctcccactTATTTTTTCCGCGTGTGGCCAACGATCTAACAATGCCTATACTTAATGTCAAGGGCCTATTCTGAAAGCTTACATTTTATACGTACGGTATCCAGGATAAACGTTACtgtaatattcttttctttttcctctgtTCTCTTCTTGTGACGTAATTGCAGACTCTACATGTATAGGAGACACGATTGATTTAGCCAATTGATTGATTTGGTCCGTAACGGACTTTGTTATTCGAGAGAGATGCAGCATATGTCAAAAGCACAGATTACTAGCAATTAGGATATTCCAAATGTAAGTAAGGTAACGAACGTAATGTCCTTCGATGGAGAATTAACAGAAGAGGAAAGACAAGGCAGGGAAGGAATTTTACGTTTGTCAGAGACGAGACGCGTAATTTACTATGCTCGATAATTTTAATCACCTCCCAATGCCACGATTCTCTAGTCATACGAAATTAATGTCGCGCCGTAAtacacttcttttttttagatgAAGTGGGTTCTATTTATTctcaatgttttatttttattactattagcTAAACACTTTGCACACAACGGCGGCTGAATATTGATGGCTAGGGTAACTCGTAGAATCACGTGTACATAAGAtcgcgatattttcagtaatgCCGCGACAGGTATAACGGGTCAAGAGAGACGAGAGCGTTTTCTTGTCCCTTGATGCAACGGAGGTTGTTACGAAGTACATTTAAGGCAGATTTAGATTGTTCTCTacttattctttatttatacgCAATATTTAGTAACTTAATgcggaatcgatgatttttaaatgaattaacGTATAACAAGTAACATAAAtacttcaataaaaagatacggTTTGCTAAATCTTATATCGATGTGATTCTCGTGAAACGAGAAAACTAGTGCAGTAAGAAACATCTGTAATTATACCATCGTAACggaaataaatacatttcatAATAACTTCTGTTTAATAGCATTCACTGATTTCTTGACTGAATGCAGCATCAATCATATATCAAAGTCAACGAATGCAAGTTTCTTAAACATAATCGGTACGTAAAAGAGAATGGCGTGGTCTTTCAActattacatgaaatggaGAGTTTTTGTTTTGTTAACAATCGATCATCGCGGCAAAGAAGTGACTGTCTGCAAAATACGTGGAGATATGAATGCTTACCGAGGACTGGACGTTGTATCGACGACTCCGAAGTTGGTGGACGTCTCGAAGTATAATCTGCGATGTAACCGCAATATCAGCGAGAAAATGACGAAGAAAGACTTCATCTACGACATTCGTACGCCTGTACAAACCGTGAGAAAGGTACCCCTTCTCCATACTAATTCTGGAAAGTCTCTGCGACTTGAGTGATCTACGATACTCAGAAAGTGAAAAAAAGCTAATTTCTAAtcaatttctaataaatatgCCAAATATACGTTTTTCCTTGTCTCAAAGTAAAATTACAATTCGCAGTTCGAGATACAGAAACGACCGATTATACTTCCCTTGCAATTGCGACGAAAACAGAGCGTTGACACAAAAATGCCGCAGTACTCTGTGATTTCCGAAAAGGTGGATaacggtggtggcggcgacgCGACTTTTGTAAGTagataatgtatataaaagttCAAAGTTCCTCCTGTAATTATTTCTTCgcatttttttcacatttaattTAGCAGATCCTTTTTCCAATTTGTGACTCTGTCCAAGTTTAAAtagtaatttgtaaaattaaaaaaaacgggTACATTTTATCAAAACTATATAacacattatacatataaaactcAGAAGACTAcaagtattaaatatacattagcaaaattgtgatttttagACTAGATTGAtcgaaaacaaagaaaaatgctTTTAAAGAATAGAGTTTTGTTAAATTTCGATTGAAATACTAAACAAATGTGTCAAACTTTAGTAAAGATAAGAGATAATGTTTCATCACCACTGTACTTTTTCCAGATGATAAACCGACGCACTTTAGGATACGAATGTAATTCCTGTCACGAGCCAATAGCCACTTTGTTCTCCCTATCGACTCACGTCAAGTCCCACTGTCAGAGATACTGCAAGATATGTTATTGGATTCTGCGTGCAAATGAGACAATGGACCAGCACATCGGCAATTACCATCGCATTGAGCCGTGTATCAACAGTTCTCCAATGTCTCAGGATATCGTTTGAGAACATCTGCACTCCGAAACCGATCTAAGTAAAAgacaaagtataaaataaacaaaatttacgGCACGAAGACATCGTTATGCTTGATTTTTCTTCACGACGACGTATGCGTAACGCTCCCCCGTTTTATTTCACCCCTGCAGCCGAAATGTATTATTTCGTAATGGTCGTGCGAGAGACCATCATCGAGCGCGTAAAACTCTACATCGAAGCAATAAAAGGAACGAAGAGCCGGATTTTTCAGCTCACATCAGGGATCGGCAtcaacgatattttcagtaatattttcagctttgattaacaattattttgataatcagtaatcaactttgagaaatttattattaattgattaatcagtaatcaagataagcaatttttcaatttctcggttaatcagtaatcaaaaagaacaattactcgattaatcagtaatcaaaataaacaatttttcaattactccagtaatcagtaatcaaagtgaaaaattttttaattattcgattaatcagtaattatagtataaaatatttttgttacttgattaatcagcaatcagaacgtaataattttaattacttgattaatcagtaatcagaccgaaaactttttcaattatttcatcactcagtaatcagtgtcagatgttccttgattatttagttgatttttttctggattattttcttgattatttaagtaattATCAGCGTACAGCACCAATtccatacagaaaaaaatgaaattaacgcaatatttcactatttaaattatttttttatcagtcataaaaaatcttacttcaactaattttattagaaaaatattgcgttgaattaatttttttctgtatataattgCTGCTGTACGCTGATGACTAAAATAATCAAgatacttaaataatcaagaaaataatccagaaaaaaatcaactaaataatcaaggaacatctgacactgattactgagtgatgaaataattgaaaaatttttcggtctgattactgattaatcaagtaacaaaaatattttatactataattactgattaatcgaataattaaaaaatttttcactttgattactgattactggaataattgaaaaattgtttattttgattactgattaatcgagtaattgagaaattgttctttttgattactgattaaccgagcaatttaaaaattgcttatcttgattactgattaatcaattaatcgggaattattttttcctgttaaataaataattaaattaacgacTTTTGCGCCCACAATGCGTCCATAATTCAAATATTGTTGACGAAACTATTAATGTAATCTACACATGGTTTGATAAGGACCAGAAACCTTAGTCGAAACgtcacattaataaataaagtgagCTTGCCAATCAATGGTCGAATAATCTTTCATTGTTCATATTAAACATTGGCGAAgaacatttaatattgaaataattaaatactcaagtaatattaatttattattaatattttgccgatCCCTGGCTCACGTTACTCCTCCGCAAgccatatattatttattactcgtGCCTCTGACGACTGTAAACGGCGCTGTTCTGAAGAGACGCGATTGTTAGCTCTCCGGGTGAATAAACATGAAGGAAATTTACGGCAGGCAGAAGGTTGTTTCCGAAGAAGTAATccggaaataatttttactcaCTTGAATAAATCATTCGAGCAGGACAATCAGCGACAAATCAgttcgtgcacgcgcgtttcAGGCGCGAATTCTTTTGAGACACACGAGTCTTTCGGAAGCAAAAATGAGCGGATCTTTTATATCAAGGTTTCTATATCTTTAATATGAGCGATGACGTGCATCCAGAAAAGAGACAACATCCAGCGTCTGACGGTCatacttttattcattagCCTCATGCGCTCTCTATCTGAATCCAGGTAGAatccaaataaaatatacagattTGCGATCCTCCCTCAGCCGTAGTTGTCTCCGTCTTCCTTGACGTTTAATAGCTCCGGCTCTACAACCCTCAGGGTAGCCTCAATATTCTCGCAGCAATTACTGCAGACAATCCTTTGTCCGCGCACTGAAAGGTCCTTTGCCAGGAGCTTGATATTCTACAAAGGCGAACGGaattatgttaattacaaCATCAAAGATAAAGAACAGCCagtttgcaaaatgtttcacgAAGAAgacagattaaataaattattaacactCTTAAGAAATTTAGATGATAATTACCAAATTAAAGTGGAGTTCTTTTATACACAGTGCACACCATGGTCTAGCAATTATTATGTATgttatttcgaaaaccaaGTTTTTAATGAATGGTCAAGAAAGTTAGATATGCCGGTGAAGTTAACTGAAACTTTTAAGATCTTAAACAATCGTAATCTTGCTTGCTTACTTTATTGAATGTAGCGGTGCAcgttgttaataaattaagttacatgttaataattctgtaactcaaattatttatttaacatttttagcAACATCGAAGCCAACCAGGAGGATCAATGTGAAATCTTCTTATTCCAACGGAATACGAAAGGAGATAGGAAAATGCATGGCTGTTTGCTGGCAAGTTTTTCTGAGTCTAAATCTAAAAGAGCATCTTACATTGATATCGACGGCGGACGAAAGCTTATTACCTACCTTGGCGACCGTAACGTCGATCCTTTTCAGGTTCTTACAATCGAGTATCACGTTACACTCGCTTTCTCCGGAAAGCTTCATTATGTTAGCACGTAAACGCTCCGCCGCCGGAAAAGCTACCGCTTCTTCGGGTACGACGACTATCACGGTCTCTCCTTCGATCTGTGTccgaggaaaagaaaacaaaatgtaatCCGCTTAAGTCGACGTTACTAAGCATTGTGCAGTAAGAAAACATTACGGGCAATCGGTGAAGACATATATTTTCGCCAGAAATTCAAAGGATACGTTTCAATGAGAAACTTGCATACTAAAGTCGGCGCGTTCGCGATCGggaagatttttatttaaacatgacatttatttttcgtaaatttccggatcttatttattatgtacgtgtcacaatatttttaaaaaaagagcataataataatttgagcTGCGTGCAAGACTTTTAAAAGTCTTAGATAGTTCCGAGTTTAAAAcatgcaataaagtaaaagtgTTCAAAGGTAAATTTGTCATttgagagaagaagaaggaataCCGCAAGGGGTATATCGATTTCATTGGTTCACGCGGTAACCAGCATGGAAGATTAATCTGACAGGAGATGATAGGTCTCAGTTACGTCTAAACGATAACGGCACGATCAAATTGGATTAAACTGGAAATATATCATCCGCGATTGAAGAAGATAGCACCATTTGCACGTCGCAATATCtgttgaatatattttctctttctcaaagaatttattaagAGGATGAAgacttttttatcttttagatTTTATCCATCAACTCGTGAAGCTAATGGTCTTCTACttctattaaattatctaAAGTTTGAAATAAACCGGAAAAACGTCGCATGCTGTCATGTAACTCAAGAGAGGAAGTGCAATACGTTTGAAAGCGAGTTGCAGTGAATTTTTTAACGGATGGGATATGCACGTATtgagaatttttgaaaagcGATATTTCCAATACTAAAATGAAAGAGTCAAGTAATCATATAATCAATCCATGTCGTTAACATACCTGTTCAATTTTCGTGCGAATGGAAGGCCGTGctgagaaatataataacgcTATAAGATTGATAACGATGCCTATTAAAATACCCGCCTCTAGGCCGAGGAAGACGCATGGGACCAATGTCAGCAACATCACAAAGAAGTCGActtctataaaaatatgaaaatacatATCATATTACTTTCCgtattcgtttttttttaagagtAAAGCAAAAAGagaacataaatttaatttggtAAAATGTTATAAAGCTTTCATTTTATCTTGTGAGATGGGTATAACTGCGAATTAGAAGTTAATAGAATTGTAAGTAGCGTCAAAATtccttttaaatataaatttttcatataagcaatatatatttaacagatttgatttttcatttgctACATTAAATTCGGAGAGATTTAACGCGAAAAGCAGTCGTCATTCCGTCATTCCTGTTTATTTCCTGTCATTAttcattttgattaatttaaagaCAGATCCGCATTATTGCAGCTGTATCCGCCAGGCGacgtttattttacatatttattagtattttCCACCGTCGAAGGCCGAGTACGGATTTATCTCGACAAAGTTATATTGCGGTAAAAAAAACATCTAGCTTTCAGCCGCAGACACGACTACGCTAAAGTACGGGAAGGAGGATCAAGCTTTAAATTAAAAGCTTCGAATTAAAAGACGTGCGCAAATATGGTAACACAGTTCCACTATCTTACTCGCTCTAAATGATCATAAAATCCACttcaaatatcattaaaaacttAAACGGCAATCAAAGTATCAATCGATCGTTCGCAGCAATTGTATAGCAAATTTTCGATGTTTTTGCACGTTTCACCAGCGTATCGCAAAGCAATATTAATCTTCCGTCCAAACACGTTCCGGTACCACCGGATGCATGGATGAATAAATCCActatggatggatggatggaacTCAGATAAGGACCAGGCGGTCAAAAGTTCGCATGGACGTCACTGTGCTGTCGCTTTGACAATAAATGCTACCAAAGACACGCTCAAGCATTATTGTTTCACGGGGGCTTTCACAAATACATTACGAGTGCATCCGGAGTGTGGGTGGCACTCTTATGTTGGCTTCTTTTGTACAGCGCACACCATCGATAATACCAGCGTGAAGGCtcaagagaaaggaaaagagaaagaaaaagagagaaaagatgtTTGGAACTTACTTCTGGCGCGCCACAGCAGGGCGTACGTCGGGAAATCGAGCATGTAGTACATGGCGCATATGATGAGACCAGCCAGCGTCGCCTTTGGTATGAAGTAGAAGGTGGAAGTCAAGAGACCGACTGCCAGCAGCACCAGACTGCCTGGAAAAGGCACCGTAATTAAGGAACGCTCCGGGAAAAAGAAACGTCGCTGCGCTGCCCTCGTGTCTCGCTGAAAAATGAAGCCATTTCTCCGTGCGCCTTTCAACCCTCGCAGAGAGACCGACTGCCTATTTCGAACCGCACAAACGAtccaaattatttttagacTCTTTAGATAAAgcttttctaaaattaaaattaaacttttctaaaaaaaagtaaGTCGCGTCTTGAGAATTACATTAAACTGACGAGAATTATCGTATATGAagctattgggttggccaaaaagtaattgcgttttttttatataaataaaaggcgaatttttcatgggaaacaaaaactttattaaacaatatattgtccattttgtttgattatcttttgccatttttcaggcaacttcatgattccgcgctcaaaaaagttcttatctttttcagcaaaaaacaattccaacaacgatttcatatcctcatcagcagtcaaggttttaccattcaaggcgttttgcaaagaacgaaacgaatggtaatctgatggtgccaggtctgccgaatatggtggatgtggtaacatcatggtaacacatcccatccaagctgcaacaatttttcacgagtgaccaaacttgtacgtggtctagcgttatcatggtgaaacacaacacctttgcgattcaccaattctcgacgtttctgtttgatggcatcattcaatttatccagttgacgacagtatacgtctgaattaatggtttgattccttgcaagcagctcaaaatacacaatacctttaaagtcccaccagactgacagcataatctttctttggtgaatatctgcttttcaagtgctttcagcaggttcatcacgcttgctccaccatctttttcgtttgacgttgttgtagacgatccatttttcgtcgcctgttatcatacgtttcaaaaatcgatcattttcctcacgtttcaaaagagaatcgcagatgtcaatacgctcagtgagatgaatttctttgagctcatgtggcacccaaatatcgagcttactaatgtatccaagtcgttttaaatggtttttaacactcgatttcgatatgttaagattctcagcaatctctcgtgtcgttaaacgccgattggaatcgatcagtgcctttattttgtcatcaatttcgattggccttcctaagcgtggtgcatctttcacattaaaatctcgagatcgaaatttagtaaaccaattttgacactgccgcagttttaaagcatcttcgccatatacatcagataactttttatgagcttgcacagcgtttttcccttttcggaagtaataaaacaaaatatgacgaaaatgttctttttgattttccattttgaaatcgacggcaaagaaacaattgttaacgaaatcgtgtactttctttttctaaaacaagcttgaactgtgagttgttaacctacataatgaatttgcggtttagaatgaagttagttacatttcaagacatgtatgtccatctattagaaaaaaacgcaattactttttggccaacccaatataatctCATTTTCTAATAAGGAGGATCTCTAAATAATCCCTGAACAAAACAACTGTAATTGCAATTGAGCGATTCAAGTTCTGGGACGTATGCGAGGGCGATGCCATTTGCGCACGACGAAACAATTGCATTTAAAGCACGTCAGTGCGGGGGATAGTGGAACTTTAGCATTTGCCGCTCACGCACCTGTGAATATTCCTCCGAGCTGAGTTTTGACACCTGACGCGTGATTGACGGCCGTTCGTGTGAAGGATCCAGTGACCGGCATCGAGCGGACGAACGATCCGAAAATGTTGCAGAATCCTAGAGCGATCATCTCCTGCGTAGCGTCCAGGAATTTGCCCTTCGCTGAAACAACCCCGACTCTATCACCCCTCATCAAGCGAATCGCTCACCGTCTCTTCGTTAGCCTTCCGGAATAACAATGCGTCGCGCGAGAACAAAAGCTAGCTCGACAGAGCTTTTGTAATAGCAGTTGGAAGCGTTCGttttaaaatgagaaaaaagcaCATCCCACGTATCACAGGCGCAATTTTCCTGTTTTCGCGCCATGCTGAGTCTTTGCCAACTAATCTTGTGAAAGAGCGATACGAGAATCTAATAATTGAAATCCAATTACCGAAGGCTTTCGCGATGGCGATGTGCTCGATAGTAGACACGACCGGTATCGTGAACAGTTTCGTCTCCATCGCAGTGGCCATGTCCAGGAAATTGTACGTGCGGTTTTCGACGGTCATGGAGAACGGGGGTAGCGCGAACGGTGGCAAACCTTGACCCATTGCTCCTGAAAACGGTTGGTTGAAATGATTGAAAATAACTACTTTATTATTAGTGCGGTCtactatatattttaaagtgTGGAAAATGTATCTCGATCGTGATGCAcgcaaaacataaaaatgaaaaaagtgcGTGTGCCTTATGCGTACTCTGCATGAAAGCGAATTGCTTTGCGATCCGGAAGTACTAAGAGAATTACTATCATCGAGCAACGACAATGTtccaaagaataaaaatttttaatgaaattaattttcaagagAACTCAGTATCTTTAAACAATTCACGAGATTTCGGTTCTTGATTTCGAATTTCGAGTTTGCAAAAACCGATTATCGAAGGTGCGAAATCCAATGATTAATTAACCGTAAAATTTACTGTCACGGATTTATTCCGCACGCGTTCAACAATATAATACAGTGAATCTCGCAAactcgactgtataaattaaaaattgctaaGAAGATATGGTCgaatacaaaataatcgattaaaaCTATGAAGGTGTGATTAAGTATTGCATTTAACAGCCAAAGTTGGTGTAAGCTGAATAATACTacttataaaatcaatattaggCAAATAATTTACGTAACGTACTCACCCGTTAGCTTGAAAGGCTCTTGCtcgttaatataaaaaatgtatgccATAACGGTACCAGTAATTACGACTAATGCATTGCGTGACAGAACAATGAACCATCctgttttttgtaaaattgttccTGTACGCCGCCCAGGTATATTCTGTTGAggaaaagaaacataaaatattttatatacaatcaCGGAATCATcatctttaatttttgcaatacgtatatacgattaataatttaattggtaAAATGCTTAatgcgaaaaattaaataataaatcgactTCAgtgaaattacataaaattggaTAATAGAATGGCGGTTGATCGAATTTTCGTTAGAGAAAAATTGACTTTGCATAAAAAGCAGCAAGTTGGATTGAAGTCTTTAtagtacataataaaatttgttcttcgCTGAAACATATAATCAAATTTGCAGTATTCTTGAAGTCAAATATACGCTTCTATTCTAAGTTAGAACGCTTGAACAAACTGTACCATTGACTTGCGACAAAATAACGTGATTACTGCGTTGTTTATACGAAGCAAACGATTGCATTGAGTAAAGCGAAATGTCGAATGGCGCTTCAAAACTGAATGCTGGACTTCTGCACTGTTGAAGAGAGCTTTGCCCTGTATATGTACCT
Coding sequences within:
- the LOC105278775 gene encoding sodium-independent sulfate anion transporter isoform X1, whose amino-acid sequence is MVKWYRNVKCRNYLARRLPVLSWLPRYHISWLLQDALAGITVGLTAVPQGIAYGVVAGLNPEYGLYAAFMASFIYVVFGSCENITIGPTAIMATMVYPLVKKYGADMAILMAFLKGCIIALLGIFHLGFLLDFISLPVITGFTTAAAINIASSQFKSLLGIPGRSENFLEAVIAIFSNLKKIRYEDTLLGIGTIIVLVLLKNIPGRRTGTILQKTGWFIVLSRNALVVITGTVMAYIFYINEQEPFKLTGAMGQGLPPFALPPFSMTVENRTYNFLDMATAMETKLFTIPVVSTIEHIAIAKAFAKGKFLDATQEMIALGFCNIFGSFVRSMPVTGSFTRTAVNHASGVKTQLGGIFTGSLVLLAVGLLTSTFYFIPKATLAGLIICAMYYMLDFPTYALLWRARKVDFFVMLLTLVPCVFLGLEAGILIGIVINLIALLYFSARPSIRTKIEQIEGETVIVVVPEEAVAFPAAERLRANIMKLSGESECNVILDCKNLKRIDVTVAKNIKLLAKDLSVRGQRIVCSNCCENIEATLRVVEPELLNVKEDGDNYG
- the LOC105278775 gene encoding sodium-independent sulfate anion transporter isoform X2, with protein sequence MATMVYPLVKKYGADMAILMAFLKGCIIALLGIFHLGFLLDFISLPVITGFTTAAAINIASSQFKSLLGIPGRSENFLEAVIAIFSNLKKIRYEDTLLGIGTIIVLVLLKNIPGRRTGTILQKTGWFIVLSRNALVVITGTVMAYIFYINEQEPFKLTGAMGQGLPPFALPPFSMTVENRTYNFLDMATAMETKLFTIPVVSTIEHIAIAKAFAKGKFLDATQEMIALGFCNIFGSFVRSMPVTGSFTRTAVNHASGVKTQLGGIFTGSLVLLAVGLLTSTFYFIPKATLAGLIICAMYYMLDFPTYALLWRARKVDFFVMLLTLVPCVFLGLEAGILIGIVINLIALLYFSARPSIRTKIEQIEGETVIVVVPEEAVAFPAAERLRANIMKLSGESECNVILDCKNLKRIDVTVAKNIKLLAKDLSVRGQRIVCSNCCENIEATLRVVEPELLNVKEDGDNYG